From the genome of Candidatus Babeliales bacterium, one region includes:
- a CDS encoding rod shape-determining protein has product MRFKFLPAKRLFQFFSNDVAIDLGTANTLVYVRNRGIVLDEPSVVAVKANTNQVLAAGKMAKDMLGKTPESIIACRPLRDGVIANFELAESMLRYFIRRVHDNRRTLISPRMIIGVPSGITQVERRAVEDSAKQAGAREVYTIMEPMAAAIGAGLQVQDPSGTMIVDIGGGTTEVAVITLKDVVFCRSVRVGGDEMDRSIVQYIKRKYNLLIGERTAEQIKICIGTVMPEADSTTMQVKGRDLVTGVPKTVQLTSLEVHEALLETIATIVEVVRVALENTPPELSSDLVDQGITMAGGGSLLRGLDTLISKETGLPVKLAEDPLLSVVKGAGKVLEELDFFKEALM; this is encoded by the coding sequence ATGAGGTTTAAATTTTTACCGGCCAAGAGATTATTTCAGTTCTTTTCTAATGATGTTGCCATAGATTTAGGTACTGCTAATACGCTTGTTTATGTACGTAACCGCGGCATTGTATTAGATGAGCCTTCGGTGGTAGCAGTTAAAGCGAATACGAATCAAGTTTTAGCAGCAGGAAAAATGGCAAAGGATATGCTCGGAAAAACACCGGAAAGTATTATTGCTTGTCGTCCATTGCGTGATGGAGTGATCGCTAATTTTGAATTAGCCGAAAGTATGTTGCGTTATTTTATTCGCCGTGTTCATGATAATAGACGAACCTTAATTAGCCCACGTATGATCATTGGTGTTCCTTCTGGTATTACGCAAGTAGAGCGACGTGCTGTAGAAGATTCGGCAAAGCAAGCAGGTGCGCGTGAAGTTTATACAATAATGGAACCAATGGCTGCTGCTATAGGAGCGGGATTGCAGGTTCAAGATCCTTCAGGAACCATGATTGTTGATATTGGTGGCGGTACTACAGAAGTTGCTGTAATCACATTAAAGGATGTTGTTTTTTGTAGATCAGTGCGTGTTGGTGGTGATGAAATGGATCGTTCAATAGTGCAATATATTAAACGGAAATATAATTTGCTTATTGGTGAGCGTACTGCAGAACAAATTAAAATTTGTATTGGTACTGTAATGCCTGAAGCAGATTCTACGACTATGCAAGTTAAAGGCCGAGATTTAGTTACCGGTGTACCAAAAACCGTTCAATTAACAAGTTTGGAAGTACATGAAGCATTATTAGAAACTATAGCAACAATAGTTGAAGTAGTGCGTGTAGCCTTAGAAAATACACCGCCAGAATTATCTTCTGATTTAGTTGATCAAGGTATTACAATGGCTGGTGGTGGTTCATTATTGCGTGGACTTGATACTCTTATTTCTAAAGAAACTGGATTGCCAGTAAAATTAGCAGAAGATCCATTATTATCGGTAGTAAAAGGAGCAGGTAAAGTCCTAGAAGAATTAGATTTTTTTAAAGAAGCATTAATGTGA
- the rsmA gene encoding 16S rRNA (adenine(1518)-N(6)/adenine(1519)-N(6))-dimethyltransferase RsmA: MKNIQGIPVKKKFGQHFLRDQSIADHMIEAVSLDSSSSVLEIGCGDGFLTRTILQAPIVRLWVFEIDPDWVNYVKDTIQDDRLMVFQENILDIDFTRLEAHKPWVLLSNLPYQITFPILHLIKKHSDLFAEGVVMMQEEVAQKILKTSGRGYGYPSLFFQYYFDWKLLDKIPPDAFFPPPKVDSRLLYFKPKKFVEPIEQETEFWKFIKACFHYPRRTLKNNLQQSHYDLSSLSPERLVLRAQQLSMEDFLNIWEKIRQSGI; encoded by the coding sequence TTGAAAAACATTCAAGGTATTCCGGTTAAAAAAAAATTTGGGCAACATTTTCTCCGTGATCAATCAATTGCTGATCATATGATTGAAGCAGTTTCATTAGATTCTTCATCTTCAGTATTAGAAATTGGTTGTGGAGATGGATTTTTAACCCGAACTATTTTGCAGGCACCAATTGTACGTCTCTGGGTTTTTGAAATTGATCCTGATTGGGTAAATTATGTAAAGGATACCATTCAAGATGATCGTTTAATGGTTTTTCAAGAAAATATTCTTGATATAGATTTTACAAGGTTAGAAGCACATAAGCCATGGGTTTTGCTTTCAAATTTACCCTATCAGATTACTTTTCCCATATTACATTTGATTAAAAAGCATAGTGATTTATTTGCAGAAGGTGTAGTAATGATGCAAGAAGAAGTTGCTCAAAAAATTTTGAAAACTTCAGGAAGAGGTTATGGCTATCCTTCTTTATTTTTTCAATATTATTTTGATTGGAAGCTATTAGATAAAATACCGCCAGATGCTTTTTTCCCACCACCGAAAGTTGATTCGCGTCTTTTATATTTTAAGCCTAAAAAATTTGTAGAGCCCATTGAACAAGAAACCGAATTTTGGAAATTTATCAAGGCTTGTTTTCATTACCCACGACGCACATTGAAAAATAATTTGCAACAATCTCATTATGATTTAAGTAGCCTTTCTCCCGAAAGGTTAGTATTACGTGCACAACAATTAAGTATGGAAGATTTTTTAAATATTTGGGAAAAAATTAGGCAATCGGGTATTTAA